The Paenibacillus beijingensis nucleotide sequence CATCGCAAATTACGGATCAGGAAATGGAGAAAATCAAAGAAGTATATTTAGGCTTCGGCCATTAATGGCACCGCAACACGAACGAAACGGACGGTGAATGAATTGATCGTTACAGGTACCTCGGAAGTGCTGCCTCATCATATTGAAGCGATTTACGGGCAGACAGGCGAAAAAGCCGGCGTGTTCTCCGCCATTGACCGGATCCCGGACGCCGTTGCGGCGCAAGCGGAAGTTCTGCTCACATTCGGCAGCAACATTACCGATGGTGAGCGCGATATCGTCGATCTGTCGCGGTTTCATAATCTGCGCTGGATTCAGATGATGAGCACGGGAATCGATAATTTGCCTTTGGCGGACATTATCGAGCGCGGCATCATCGTGACAAACGCCGCCGGCGTCCATGTGAAGCCGATGAGCGAGTATGTGCTCATGTGCATGCTTCACTTCGAGAAAGACATGGAACGTTACCGGGAACTTAAGAAACGCAAGGAGTTCGACCGGACAAAGCTGGTAGGGGAGCTTTCAGGGCGGAAAGTGCTGATGTACGGTACCGGAACGATCGGAAAAGCGATCGCGCAGCTGCTGACGATGATGGGAATGGACGTCTACGGCGTGAATACGAGCGGCGCTCCGGTTGATCCGTTTATCCGCACGTACCGGCTGGAGGAAGCGGCAGATGCGCTCGAAACCGCTGATTACGTGATCAGTCTTCTGCCGGATACGACCCGAACAAGGGGGCTGTTCTCAGGCGGCTATGTCCGGAGGATGAAGCCGGAGGCCGTATTTATCAGTCTCGGCAGAGGCCGGGTGGTGGAGGAAAATGAAATCGCCGCGATGCTCCGGGAGGGGCTGTTGAAGGGAGCCGCGTTCGACGTGTTCCAGCAGGAGCCTTTGCCGGCGGACAGTCCGCTTTGGAGCTGCGATAATCTGCTGCTGACGCCTCATATGTCGGCTAAGTCGATCTATTATGTCGACCGGTGCGTCGAACTTTTTATCCGTAATTTGCTGGCGTTTCGCAGCGGTTCCCCGATGGTGAACGTGATCGATCCTTCCCGTCAATATTGACCATTTTACCCGCAAGGAGTCTACTGCAATGATAAATGATACGAAAGAACTGGAGCTGCAGCAGCAAGTGGAGGCCTTCACGGATGCGCTCGTCCGCACACTGAGCGTGAACGGAACGGCCGGGGAAGTGGAAATCGCCGATCAAATCGAATCGATTCTGCGCAGCTTTCCTTATTTTGTGGCGCATCCCGGCCAAGTGTGGACGCAGCCGCTGCCGGGGGACGCGCTGGGGCGCAAAAACGTGTTTGCCCGGATTAAAGGAAGAGGCACCTCGAAGCGGACCGTTATTTTTCACAGCCATACCGATACCGTAGGCATCAGCGACTATGGGAACCTGGAGCCGGCCGCGGGCAAACCGGACGAACTGCTCGCTTTCTTCAAGCAGTGGAACGATCACCCGGAAATCCGCCAGCAGGCGCAATCGGGAGACTGGATGTTCGGGCGCGGCGCGCTCGATATGAAGAGCGGCGTTGCCGTCCATCTGGCCAATGTAAAGTTTTTCTCCGAGCGCCCCGACCTGCTTGACGGCGACATAATTTTTATGGCGAACCCCGTTGAAGAGAACGAGCATTCCGGCGTCATCGCGTCGGTTGACGAGCTGCTGCGCCTGCGGAAAGATGAAGGGCTCAGCTATGAGGTTGCAATCAACACGGACTATATTTCGCCTATGTATCCTGGCGATCCGTTGAAATATATTTATACCGGCGCCGTAGGCAAGCTGCTTGCTTGTTTCTATGTATACGGCCGCGAAACTCATGTCGGGCAGACGCTGAACGGGCTTGACCCGACGCTGATGACGGCCGAGCTTAACCGCCGGATTAACAACAACATGGCGTTGACGGAACAGGTGGAAGGCGAGGTCATGGTGCCTCCGTCGGCACTGTATCACCGGGATACGAAGCAGTTCTACAATGTGCAGACGGCAACTTCGAGCCAATTGTATTTCAACTGTATGGTGCTGGAAGACTCGCCGAAAGACGTCATGGCCAAATTAAAGCGGATCGCTTGCGAAGCGGCAGCGGATGTCGAGAAGTATTACCGGGAGCAGTTTCAGACGTATACGCGGGTAAACGGGTTTGTGAACCATGAGATGTCCTGGGAGATGAAGGTGTACACCTATGCCGAATACTGCGGGAAGCTGCAGCGGCAGGGAGTGGACGTGGCAGCCGTGACGGCTCGCATCGTAGAGGCTAACCCGGGAATGGAGCTGCGGACGCTTTGTTATGAAATCGTCGACGTCTTGCGAAAGCTCGACAGTTCGGGAAGCCCGTGCACCGTGCTTTTCTTCGCGCCTCCTTATTGCCCCCACAATTACTTGAAAGGGCAAGGGGCACATGAAAGCCGCATTATGAACACGATCCGGGATGTCCTGGAGCGGTGGTCGGAAACGGAGGACGAATCGTTCGCCGTGAAACGGTTCTTCCCCTATTTGTCGGACAGCAGCTATTTGTCGCTGCATGATACGGATGAAGAAATCGAATCGCTGAAAAATAATTTCCCGGAGTGGGAACGGATTTATCCGGTGCCGGTGGAGAAAATCCGCAGTCTTGGCATTCCGGCCATTAACGTCGGGGTGTACGGACTTGACGCGCATTGCTGGACGGAGCGGGTGTACAAGCCGTATTCGTTCCGGACGGTGCCGCTGCTCATTCGCGAAATGACCCAAAGCTGGCTGCAGCAGCGTTCGGAAGAATGATTTGCCCGCGCAGCGGGCTTTCAAGAACGGACAAGGATTCCTAATGACCTTTAAAGAATAAGGAGTGGATGCTCAATGAACGAGACGACAACGAAAACGTTGTATGAAAGAGCGATGGAGGCGATGCCGCCGGTCGCGGCCCGGGCGACGCAGCTTGGGATCGTGAAAGGAAGCGGCTCGTATCTATGGGACGAGCACGGCCGCAAGTACCTTGATTTCGCGAGCGGAGTCGCCGTCACGAACGTCGGCCACAACCACCCGTATGTTCTGGAAAAAGCGAAAGCGCAAATGGATGAGCTTGTTCACGGCGGCCATAACGTCGTTTATTATCCCGTCTATGTGGAGCTCGCCGAGAAGCTGAACGCGCTGAACGGCGGTGACCGCAAGACGTACTTCTCCAACAGCGGAGCGGAAGTGAACGAAGGCGCCATCAAGCTGGCCAAAAAAGTGACGAAGCGTCCCGGCATCATTTCGTTCAAGCGCAGCTTCCATGGACGCACGATTGCCACCACGACGCTGACGGCGTCCAACTCGGCCTACCGCCGCGATTACGAAGGGCTGCTGCCGAGCGTTTACTACGCCGAGTACCCGTATGCACTGCGCAGCGGGCTGTCCGAGGAGGAAGAGACGCAGCGCTGCCTGAAATCGCTGGATGAAATTTTCCAGTTCCTCATTGCCCCGGACCAAGTGGCGGCGATCATCATGGAGCCGGTGCAGGGCGAGGGCGGATACATCGTGCCTCCGGTCGAGTTTGTTAAAGCGATCCGCGACATTTGCGACCGTCACGGGATTTTGCTAATTTTTGATGAAATCCAGACCGGCTTCGGACGGACGGGCCTCATGTTCGCCTGGGAGCATTTCGGCGTGCAGCCGGACATCCTGACACTCGCCAAAGGCATTGCCAGCGGCTTCCCGCTCAGCGCGCTCGTGGCGCGCAAGGACCTCATGGACCAGTGGCCGGGCGGCTCGCACGGCGGCACGTATGGCGGCAACCCTGTCGCCTGCGCCGCTTCGCTGGCCACGATCGAGCTGCTGGAGAACGGCCTGCTCGACAATGCCAATGCGATGGGACGTTATTTGGTCGCTCAGCTGCAGCAGCTGCAGCAGCAGTATCCGGGCATTAAGGATATCCGAGGTCTCGGCCTGATGATCGGGATGGAAATGTGGACAAGCGACGGCCAGCCGGACCACGACACGATCACGAAGCTGAAGGACAAGGCGCTGGAAAAGGGCGTGATCCTGCTGACCTGCGGTACGGAGCGCAACGTGATCCGCTTCATCCCGTCCACGGCGGTCAACAAAGAAGAAATCGACGAGGCGGTAGCGGTGATCAAAGAAGCGCTGGCGGAAATTAAGGCGTAACGGAAACGCAGCGAACTAATCTTAAGCTATCGAATTGTTTTTGCTCCGAAAAAAACGTTAGCCTGTTCTTACGAAGTGGTTTTGCCTCCGGCAAAACCTTTAGAAGGCAGGTGATAAAGTTGCCGAAGTGTCGGTATGGAGTTGAAACAGCGCTAGCGGTCGCCTTTGTAGACGGATTTTCACCTCATAAATGGGTTATCAAAACAAAAAATCCGGCTACAACAGCGAGTGGAAACCCATACCGACCGTAGGCAACTTGTATTTCACCGGACTTTAAGGAGGGAATCACCATGTTATATATTAACGGGCAGTGGCGGGATTCGTCATCGGGCGAAACGTTTGATGTTATCAATCCGGCAACGGGCGAGGTCGTCGGCAGGGTCGCGAAAGGCACCAAAGCGGATACGGAAGCGGCGATCGACAGCGCCCATGCGGCTTTTGCGGGGTGGGCGAAGAAAACGGCAAAGGAAAGATATGCGTATCTGAAAAAGACGGCCGACATTCTCCGCTCCCGCGCCGATGAGTTGGCCGCACTCGTTACCCGTGAGATGGGCAAGCCGGTGGCCGAATCGAAGGGCGAGCTTGGCCTCGCCGTCGACTACCTGGACTGGTACGCGGAAGAAGGCAAGCGGGTGTACGGCGATACGATTCCGGCCTCTGCGGAGGACAAGCGGATCCTTGTCCTGCGGCAGCCGGTCGGCGTCGTGGCGGCGATTACGCCGTGGAATTTCCCGCTGGCGATGATTACGAGGAAGCTCGCTCCGGCCCTTGCGGCCGGCTGCACGGTCATCCTCAAAGCGGCCGAGGCTACGCCTTTGTCGGCGATTGAAATCTTTAAAGCTTTTCATGAAGCGGGAATTCCCGCCGGCGTCGTCAACCTGGTCAGCGGCGTTCCGGCGGAGGTGGCCGGCGTGCTGATGAGCAGTCCGAAGGTGCGCAAGATGACGTTCACCGGCTCGACGCAGGTCGGCAAACAGCTCGTCCGCCAATCGGCCGACACGATGAAAAAGGTGTCCATGGAGCTCGGCGGTCATGCGCCGTTCATCGTATTTGAAGACGCGGACCTGGGGGAAGCGGCCAAAGGCGCGATCGCCAGCAAATTCCGCAATGCCGGCCAGACGTGCGTCTGCACGAACCGGATTTATGTGCAAAAATCGGTCGTCAAGCCGTTCACGGAAATTTTGGCGCGCCACATGCAAGCGCTCGTCGTCGGCAACGGCCTGGACGAAGGCGTTACGATCGGCCCGCTCATCAATGACCGCGCCGTGGCGAAATCGGCGGATCATATCGCCGATGCGGTGAGCAAAGGCGCCGCCGTCGTCTGCGGCGGCGCCGAGCTGACCGGCGGGGCATACGGCAACGGTTACTTTTTCGAACCGACGGTGCTTGTAAATGTCACCTCCGACATGAAAATCGCCCGGGAGGAAACGTTCGGTCCGGTCGCCCCCGTATTCGAGTTTGAGACGGAGGAAGAGGTCATCCGCTATGCGAACGATACGGAGTACGGCCTGGCGGCCTACATTTTCAGCCGCGACCTGTCGAGGGTGTTCCGCGTGGCCGAAGCGCTGGAATACGGCATCGTCGGCATCAACGATCCGCTGCCGACCGTGGCGCAGGCGCCGTTCGGCGGCGTGAAGGAGTCCGGCATCGGACGCGAGGGCGGCAAATACGGGATCGAGGATTATTTGGAATATAAATTCCTCTCCATTAAATTGGATGTCTGACTTAAAGCGGGGTGAGCCGGGTGACGTACCGTAAAGCGGGCGGGGACCGGTTACGGCAGGCGGCTGTGAAGGACAACGGGCGCCTGCTGTCAGCCGTAAACCGGACGTTTGACCGCATAATGCCGTTTATCACACCTGTAAGTCTGATTATCGGCATGGTTTTTACCGTTTGGCTGAAGCCATACGGTTTTTTATCCACCTGGCTGTTTGCGTTCATGACGCTTGCGGGCAGTCTGGGCTCCGGCTTCGGCGATTTTCTCAAGGTGCTCCGGAGGCCGCTGCCGCTGTTGTGCGCGCTGTTTCTCCTTCATATCGTGCTTCCGCTGATCGCATGGGGGGCGGGCAAGCTTCTCTTTGGAGGCGACGTGGAAACGGTGACCGGATTCGTACTCGCCGCCGCGATCCCGACGGGCGTCACAACCTTGTTCTGGGTGACTGTAAAAGGCGGGGACGTGGCTCTGGCGCTCTCGATTATTTTGATCGATACTCTCCTTGCCCCGTTCGTTGTACCCGGCACGTTGTCGCTGCTGTTCGGTTCAGAGGTGCACATCGACGCTTTCGGGATGGTCATAAATTTGTTTTGGATGATCGTGCTGCCGTCTCTGGCCGGAATGTGGATTAACCATGTAACCAAGGGGAAGGCCGAGCGAAAATGGAAGCCCCGGCTGTCACCGCTGTCCAAGCTGGCAATGGGAGCGGTCGTGGCGCTGAACGGAGCGTTTGTCGCCCCATTTTTCGTTCCTTTTCGATTTAAGCTTCTCGGTATATTGATGACGATTATCCTGTTAACGATCATTGCCTATACTTTGGGCTGGTCCTTTTCCAGATGGTTTTGGAAAAAGGAAGACAGGATCACGGTCACGATAACCTATGCGGTCGGCATGCGAAATATCAGTGCCGGTGCCGTCATCGCAACGACATTTCTGCCTGCGCCGGCCGCTTTGCCCGTCGTGTTGGCCATGCTTGTTCAACAGCTGTTGGCATCGGTTGCAGGCGTGTTGATGGGCCGAACCGGAAAACAAGAATACGATGATGAAAGAGCATTAAGTCTTAAACGAAACAAAGCAGTATAGAGCTGGCATCGGACGAGAGGACGGCCGCTCCGGATTCGAAGCATATTCGGAGAATAAATTTCATCATTTTAGCGCAGGAGACCCCTACTTCTATAAGTGGGGGAGGAATGCGCTTCGGACAAGGACAGGATTCATCCTGTTCAGTTGTCCGACACTCTCTCCTGCCTCTCGTTTCTATGATAGACTCTCACTACACACTATGATATCATTATTTTAGTGAAAGTGAGGTGATGATACATGCAAATGACGATTACAGCAAAAATAAAGATCAATCCCACATCTGAACAGATCGAATTGCTGAGAAACACACTTCATGCTTACCGTACGGGATGTAATTACGTTTCTGCTCTTGTATTTGAAACGAAGCAATTGGCACAGGCGAAATTACACAACATCACTTATGAACGTTTACGTTCTTGCTTTTCTCTACGTTCTCAAATGGCACAGTCGGTTATGAAAACTGTCATTGCCCGCTATCAGTCTCTGAAGAGTAACGGTCACGATTGGACAAAAGTTCAGTTCCGAAAGCCTGAATATGATCTCGTATGGAATCGAGATTATTCGCTTATTCAAGGACTATTTTCGATTAATACCCTTGGCGGTCGGGTGAAAGTGCCATTTGAAACGAAAGGCATGGAACAATACTTTGACGGAACATGGTCTTTTGGTACTGCAAAACTTGTCAACAAGTATGGGAAGTTCTATCTGCATATCCCGATGACGAAAGAAATTCCAACAGCTTCTGAACATACAATCAGTCAAGTAGCCGGTGTTGACATGGGCATTCATTTTGTTGCGGTTAGTTATGACTCTCAGGGAAAATCCTTGTTCTTTAATGGAAGATTAATCAAGAATAAGCGTTCGATCTACAAACATATGCGTAAACAACTGCAACAATTGGGTACAGCTTCTGCTCGCAGGAAGCTGAAACGAATCGGACAACGAGAAAACCGTTGGATGTCAGATGTAAACCATCAGGTATCAAAGGCACTCGTTGAACGATATGGAGCGAATACACTGTTTGTAGTCGAAGACTTATCGGGTGTTCGTCAAGTTACTGAGCGTGTGAGAGTCAAAAATCGTTATGAAACGGTTTCTTGGGCATTCTACCAATTACGTCAGATGATCGAGTACAAAGCGCTTATGGCTGGCTCCAGGATGATTGCCGTCGATCCACGGTTTACTTCTCAAACATGTCCGAAATGCGGACATACAGAGAAAGGAAACCGGAATAAGAAAAAACATACATTCTGCTGTAAAACGTGTGGATATCAATCAAATGATGATCGTATTGGTGCAATGAATCTTCAACGAAAAGGAATTGAGTACATCGTTGAAGTGACTGCACAAGCATGACTTGTGCAGTTGGGTAGTTGTCAGCCTGCCTAAAGTAACGCCACGCTCACAAGAGTGAAAAAGATAGGAGCCGCCAGGCATTTGTACTATCGGGCAGTTACAAGCCCCCACCTCAAAGCGTTAGCATAGGTGGTGGGTAGTTGACTCGTTTAAATTGGATGTCTGACCGAAAAGTGAGGTGAGCTTAGATGACGTACCGTAAAGTGGACGGGGAAATCGTAAGCAGCCTGCGGACAATCCTCAAGGAAAACGGGCGCGTGCTGACGGAGAAAAGTGACTTGGCCAGCTATTCGTTCGACGCTTCGTTCGGCACGTATTTACCTGAAGCGGTTGTCCAGCCGGTGAGTGCGGAAGAGGTTGCCGCCATCATGAAGCTGGCATATCGTGAGCGGATTCCGGTAATCCGAGAGGCCAATCGACGTCGTTGTCCGGCGGGCCGCTTCCGGTAATGGGCGGCATCGTGCTCGATCTGTCGCACATGAACCGGAAGCTGGAGATACACCCCGAAGATTTAATCGCGGTCGTTTCCCCGGGTGTGATCACCGGCGATATTCACCGGGAGGCGGAGAAACACGGCTTCATGTATCCGCCGGACCCGAGCAGCTCTACCGTCTGCACGATCGGCGGCAATATCGCCGAGAACGCGGGCGGCCCCAGGGGGCTGAAATACGGAGTGACCAAAGATTACGTCCTCGGGCTTGAAGTTGTGACGCCGCAGGGTGATCTTGTCCGTACGGGCGGGCGAACTGTCAAAAATGTGACCGGCTATGATCTGACGAAGCTGATTGTCGGCTCGGAGGGAACGCTCGGCATTGTGACGGAGGCGGTGCTGCAGCTGATTCCGAGGCAGCCGGCAACGGGAACGGTTATGGCTGTTTTTGATGATATTGTGTTGTCCGGACGGGCGATCTCGAGGGTGCTGACGTCCGGCATTCTGCCCTACAAGCTGGAAATTATGGATCAGGCGTGCATCCGTGCGGTGGAAGCGTACCGTCCGAGTGGCTTGCCCGTTGACGCGGAAGCGATCATTTTGATCGAGGTGGACGGTCACGAGAAGGCGGTTGAGGCGGAGCTTGCAGCTGTGGCGGAAGTGTTCCGCGGCATCGGCGCAAGACAAGTAGCCGTGGCGGAATCCCGGGAAAATTTTCTCGGAGCAGGGACAGAAGCTTCGATTGACTGAGGGATGAACATGACGAAACTTCCAAAACTTCCTTATGACGAAACCGTCCAATGCGTTCAATGCGGCTACTGTCTGCCTGCCTGTCCAACATATGTGACGATGGGCAAAGAAACCCATTCTCCCCGGGGGAGAATCAATTTGGTCAAAATGGCGGCGGAAGGGCGCGTGTCGCTGGACGACATTATCGTGAACAATGCCGGAGGCTGCGGCGCGATGCTGATCGAGTACGATCATCTGTTTAAAGGCGCTGACAGAACTGGCAGCGGCGCGCCGAAGCTTTTGCCGGTAAAACCCGCGATATCAGCCAAATTCTCGCCTTGTGCGACCTTTCTTTTACGAAGTCACTGAACGAGACCGTCACCTATCAGCACTCCTGCCACATGACCAACGTCCAGAAAGTGACCGCGGAGCCGCTTCAGCTTCTGCAGAGCATTCCGGGCGTGCGGTATGCAGTGATGGACAATCCTCACATGTGCTGCGGCTCGGCCGGCATCTATAACGTGGTGCATCACGAAGAGTCGATGGAAATTTTGGACTGCAAAATGGAAAGCGTCAAAGGAACCCGTGCGACGGTAATCGTTACCACAAACCCCGGATGTCTGCTGCAGATGAAGCTCGGCATCGAAAGGGAAGGCTTATCGGGGCAGGTAAGGGGCATCCATCTGGTGGAGCTGCTGGCTGAAGCGATGGGGATAAGAAGCACGCTTTAGACGACAACAGTAAACGAAATTACAAAAAAACGAACCAATTCAAGGATAACGCCTTGAACGGTTCGTTTTTTTAAGTTGATCAAACTACTTATAATCGCCCTGCAAGTAACGATAAAACGGTTCGTCAACCCAGAATGAGTACGATTCCAGTTGGATGTCCGGGTTCAGTTGTTTTAATCCGGCGGCTATCGCTGCCGTTTGATTACTTAGCGAAAACGTTTGGGCGTAATAGTTTCTGCTTGTTATTTTCGTATTGGAAATGATCTTGTAATCTTGCATGGCCGTATCCGAAAAGTAAAGCGGCTGCCACCATGAGTCGGCAATTAGTCCCGTTTGATTGTCGCTGTCTTTTTTGGCGTATTTAAGGATGATGCGCTGGAAGTCGTTCTTTTGCTCCACATTTTGAAATTCAAATGAAAGATCGTATTCCTTCGTATATGCGATGGAAGTGCCGTCTTCATCCTCGACAATTTTATAATCCTGCGGGCCCCATTCTTTCAAATAAACGAAAGCGGAAGTTTTCGGTTCAAGCTGTACCTTCGCGTCAATTCCTTCGCTGCGCAGCAGACCGATGAGCTGCAGTGCATGCACAATATTACTATGACCGTATGTTAGCGTAAGGTTTGGGTCAAAATGCGGGTCGTAGCGGGAATCCTTCAAATTATAGCCGGTCACCAGTTTTTGTTTTAATGCGGTATCGACGACGGATTGCAGCTGCTTGTCCTCGATAATATCCCGGGAAAGCCAAGCTTGATTGACGAGCCGGAAAATATCCGGATCCGATATGCGGCCAAGGTAATTTTCGTTTTGGCCATGGAAGGTAATGACGCGATCGAGCAGCATGGATGCGAAATTGCCGGAAGCCGGCTTTGACAAAGAGAATGAAGAGAATGAATCGGCAGGCAGCAGTCCAAGGTCTACGGCCGCCGCCAGCTCTTGGGAAGCTTGCGGGGATAGCGCGTTATTGCCGGTTATTCGTAATTTAGCCAGCGAGCGCTTTGTTTTCTCCGGAGAGTAAGTATAGGCCAACTCCTTCATGCCCGAAGCTTTAAGGGCAATCATGACGGCGTTGCTTTGGGTTAGTTGCCGGTCGGCATTAACGCTTAGTTGGGTAATAATGCCTTTGTCGTATAGAGCCGCAGCGGGCTCATAGTAAGGGCTGCCCTCTTGAAGATCGCTGAATGGTATCTTGTGACCGGTTGCCTTTAAATCAAGAATCTTCGCGACCACAACGATGAAATCGCCTTTGGTTAAGGAGTCGGGGATCGAGAGCCCGTAGCGCTCCTTCAAAGATTGTTTATGATCCGCCGCTTTTGACAACGGGGCCTGACCTTGCTTCACCGCTTGCGAATAAACATCGCTCTCCGGCCAGAAGCCGGATAACAGTAGAGCGGAAATAACAATTGAAACGAATATACGTACTGCTCCATTTGAAATTACCATCCAAATATCCTCCCTGTAAGTGGATTGCTGACTCATTGCCTCAAAATCTAATAACGCATATTCATCACCCCCATAAGCAGTAAAGATGAGCCGCATCCCAGCGGCATCTGTTCTGTTCTGTGTTGTGGTACCGCACACAAAACGGGCATAAAACAACAAAATATCAAGCAGTAATTTTGTTATGGATTATAACATCGAGCCGCAAAAGAGGCAATATACCCAAAAAAAAGTTTGGAAAAAGGAAAAAATATGTTGATAAACGAATTTTCATGCATTATTATGTGAGTTAATGTTACGCAAGAAGATTTATGGGTCGTTATTTCAACTACTTTAGTGACCGATTATGTTGTTATTTGTTTGAAAAGCCGCGATTGGCTGGAGAGGTGATCATGATGGGCACAGAACAAATTCAATCCGTATCGTTTGACGGGAAGACGCTTCATATTTTAGATCAGACGAAATTGCCGGCATTAAAGCAATTTTTGCAAATTACAACGATTGAGCATTGCTGGCAAGCGATCAAGGAACTGAAGGTGAGAGGGGCGCCGGCAATCGGCATCGCCGCCGCTTACGGGCTGTTTCTTGGTGTCAGAGACGTATGCTCATCGGCAACGTTCGACGAATTTGATCATGTTTTTCAAGAGAAATCCGATTACTTGGCTTCCT carries:
- a CDS encoding D-2-hydroxyacid dehydrogenase, with amino-acid sequence MNELIVTGTSEVLPHHIEAIYGQTGEKAGVFSAIDRIPDAVAAQAEVLLTFGSNITDGERDIVDLSRFHNLRWIQMMSTGIDNLPLADIIERGIIVTNAAGVHVKPMSEYVLMCMLHFEKDMERYRELKKRKEFDRTKLVGELSGRKVLMYGTGTIGKAIAQLLTMMGMDVYGVNTSGAPVDPFIRTYRLEEAADALETADYVISLLPDTTRTRGLFSGGYVRRMKPEAVFISLGRGRVVEENEIAAMLREGLLKGAAFDVFQQEPLPADSPLWSCDNLLLTPHMSAKSIYYVDRCVELFIRNLLAFRSGSPMVNVIDPSRQY
- a CDS encoding M20/M25/M40 family metallo-hydrolase codes for the protein MINDTKELELQQQVEAFTDALVRTLSVNGTAGEVEIADQIESILRSFPYFVAHPGQVWTQPLPGDALGRKNVFARIKGRGTSKRTVIFHSHTDTVGISDYGNLEPAAGKPDELLAFFKQWNDHPEIRQQAQSGDWMFGRGALDMKSGVAVHLANVKFFSERPDLLDGDIIFMANPVEENEHSGVIASVDELLRLRKDEGLSYEVAINTDYISPMYPGDPLKYIYTGAVGKLLACFYVYGRETHVGQTLNGLDPTLMTAELNRRINNNMALTEQVEGEVMVPPSALYHRDTKQFYNVQTATSSQLYFNCMVLEDSPKDVMAKLKRIACEAAADVEKYYREQFQTYTRVNGFVNHEMSWEMKVYTYAEYCGKLQRQGVDVAAVTARIVEANPGMELRTLCYEIVDVLRKLDSSGSPCTVLFFAPPYCPHNYLKGQGAHESRIMNTIRDVLERWSETEDESFAVKRFFPYLSDSSYLSLHDTDEEIESLKNNFPEWERIYPVPVEKIRSLGIPAINVGVYGLDAHCWTERVYKPYSFRTVPLLIREMTQSWLQQRSEE
- a CDS encoding aspartate aminotransferase family protein; translated protein: MNETTTKTLYERAMEAMPPVAARATQLGIVKGSGSYLWDEHGRKYLDFASGVAVTNVGHNHPYVLEKAKAQMDELVHGGHNVVYYPVYVELAEKLNALNGGDRKTYFSNSGAEVNEGAIKLAKKVTKRPGIISFKRSFHGRTIATTTLTASNSAYRRDYEGLLPSVYYAEYPYALRSGLSEEEETQRCLKSLDEIFQFLIAPDQVAAIIMEPVQGEGGYIVPPVEFVKAIRDICDRHGILLIFDEIQTGFGRTGLMFAWEHFGVQPDILTLAKGIASGFPLSALVARKDLMDQWPGGSHGGTYGGNPVACAASLATIELLENGLLDNANAMGRYLVAQLQQLQQQYPGIKDIRGLGLMIGMEMWTSDGQPDHDTITKLKDKALEKGVILLTCGTERNVIRFIPSTAVNKEEIDEAVAVIKEALAEIKA
- a CDS encoding NAD-dependent succinate-semialdehyde dehydrogenase, which produces MLYINGQWRDSSSGETFDVINPATGEVVGRVAKGTKADTEAAIDSAHAAFAGWAKKTAKERYAYLKKTADILRSRADELAALVTREMGKPVAESKGELGLAVDYLDWYAEEGKRVYGDTIPASAEDKRILVLRQPVGVVAAITPWNFPLAMITRKLAPALAAGCTVILKAAEATPLSAIEIFKAFHEAGIPAGVVNLVSGVPAEVAGVLMSSPKVRKMTFTGSTQVGKQLVRQSADTMKKVSMELGGHAPFIVFEDADLGEAAKGAIASKFRNAGQTCVCTNRIYVQKSVVKPFTEILARHMQALVVGNGLDEGVTIGPLINDRAVAKSADHIADAVSKGAAVVCGGAELTGGAYGNGYFFEPTVLVNVTSDMKIAREETFGPVAPVFEFETEEEVIRYANDTEYGLAAYIFSRDLSRVFRVAEALEYGIVGINDPLPTVAQAPFGGVKESGIGREGGKYGIEDYLEYKFLSIKLDV
- a CDS encoding bile acid:sodium symporter family protein, which encodes MTYRKAGGDRLRQAAVKDNGRLLSAVNRTFDRIMPFITPVSLIIGMVFTVWLKPYGFLSTWLFAFMTLAGSLGSGFGDFLKVLRRPLPLLCALFLLHIVLPLIAWGAGKLLFGGDVETVTGFVLAAAIPTGVTTLFWVTVKGGDVALALSIILIDTLLAPFVVPGTLSLLFGSEVHIDAFGMVINLFWMIVLPSLAGMWINHVTKGKAERKWKPRLSPLSKLAMGAVVALNGAFVAPFFVPFRFKLLGILMTIILLTIIAYTLGWSFSRWFWKKEDRITVTITYAVGMRNISAGAVIATTFLPAPAALPVVLAMLVQQLLASVAGVLMGRTGKQEYDDERALSLKRNKAV
- a CDS encoding RNA-guided endonuclease InsQ/TnpB family protein — translated: MQMTITAKIKINPTSEQIELLRNTLHAYRTGCNYVSALVFETKQLAQAKLHNITYERLRSCFSLRSQMAQSVMKTVIARYQSLKSNGHDWTKVQFRKPEYDLVWNRDYSLIQGLFSINTLGGRVKVPFETKGMEQYFDGTWSFGTAKLVNKYGKFYLHIPMTKEIPTASEHTISQVAGVDMGIHFVAVSYDSQGKSLFFNGRLIKNKRSIYKHMRKQLQQLGTASARRKLKRIGQRENRWMSDVNHQVSKALVERYGANTLFVVEDLSGVRQVTERVRVKNRYETVSWAFYQLRQMIEYKALMAGSRMIAVDPRFTSQTCPKCGHTEKGNRNKKKHTFCCKTCGYQSNDDRIGAMNLQRKGIEYIVEVTAQA